From Pan paniscus chromosome 6, NHGRI_mPanPan1-v2.0_pri, whole genome shotgun sequence, one genomic window encodes:
- the LOC100976474 gene encoding olfactory receptor 2A14: protein MEGNQTWITDITLSGFQVGPALEILLCGLFSVFYTLTLLGNGVIFGIICLDCKLHTPMYFSLSHLAIVDISYAFNNVPKMLTNLMNQKSTISFFPCIMQTFLYLAFAHIECLILVVMSYDRYADICHPLRYNVLMSWRVCTVLAVASWVFSFILALVHLVLILRLPFCGPHEINHFFCEILSVLKLACADTWLNQVVIFAACVFILVGPLCLVLVSYLRILVAILRIQSGEGRRKAFSTCSSHLCVVGLFFGSAIVMYMAPKSRHPEEQQKVLSLFYSLFNPMLNPLIYSLRNAEVKGALRRALRKERLT, encoded by the coding sequence ATGGAAGGCAACCAGACATGGATCACAGATATCACCTTGTCGGGATTCCAGGTTGGTCCAGCACTGGAGATTCTCCTCTGTggacttttctctgttttctataCACTCACCCTGCTGGGGAATGGGGTCATCTTTGGGATTATCTGCCTGGACTGTAAGCTGCACACACCCATGTACTTCTCCCTCTCACACCTGGCCATTGTTGACATATCCTATGCTTTCAACAATGTCCCCAAGATGCTGACGAATCTTATGAACCAGAAAAGCACCATCTCCTTTTTTCCATGCATAATGCAGACATTCTTGTATTTGGCTTTTGCTCACATAGAGTGTCTGATTTTGGTGGTGATGTCCTATGATCGCTATGCGGACATCTGCCACCCCTTACGTTACAATGTCCTCATGAGCTGGAGAGTGTGCACTGTCCTGGCTGTGGCTTCCTGGGTGTTCAGCTTCATCCTGGCTCTGGTCCATTTAGTTCTCATCCTGAGGCTGCCCTTCTGCGGGCCTCATGAAATCAACCACTTCTtctgtgaaatcctgtctgtccTCAAGTTGGCCTGCGCTGACACCTGGCTCAACCAGGTGGTCATCTTTGCAGCCTGCGTGTTCATCCTGGTGGGGCCACTCTGCCTGGTGCTGGTCTCCTACTTGCGCATCCTGGTGGCCATCTTGAGGATCCAGTCTGGGGAGGGCCGCAGAAAGGCCTTCTCCACCTGCTCCTCCCACCTTTGCGTGGTGGGACTCTTCTTTGGCAGCGCCATTGTCATGTACATGGCCCCCAAGTCCCGCCATCCTGAGGAGCAGCAGAAAGttctttccctgttttacagCCTTTTCAATCCAATGCTGAACCCCCTGATATATAGCCTAAGGAATGCAGAAGTCAAGGGCGCCCTGAGGAGGGCACTGAGGAAGGAGAGGCTGACGTGA
- the LOC100976130 gene encoding olfactory receptor 2A2-like, translated as MGVNQSWVTEFILVGFQLSVEMEVLLFWIFSLLYIFSLLANGMILGLICLDHSLHTPMYFFLSHLAIIDMSYASNNVPKMLANLTNKKRTISFVPCIMQTYLYYAFAAAECLILVVMSYDRYVAICHPLQYTVIMSWRVCTILAVMSWSCGFALSLVHAILLLRLPFCGPRDVNHLFCEILSILKLACADTWANQVVIFATCVFVLVGPLCLMLVSYMHIFWAILKIQTKEGRIKAFSTCSSHLCVVGLFFGIAMVVYIVPDSNQREEQEKMLSLFHSVFNPMLNPLIYSLRNAQVKGALHRALQRTRSM; from the coding sequence ATGGGAGTCAACCAATCATGGGTCACAGAATTCATCCTGGTGGGATTCCAGCTCAGTGTCGAGATGGAAGTGCTCCTCTTTTGGATCTTCTCCCTGTTATACATCTTCAGCCTGCTGGcgaatggcatgatcttgggacTCATCTGTCTGGACCACAGTCTGCAtacccccatgtacttcttcctctcaCACCTGGCCATCATTGACATGTCCTATGCTTCCAACAATGTTCCCAAGATGTTGGCAAATCTGACGAACAAGAAAAGAACCATCTCCTTTGTTCCATGCATAATGCAGACCTATTTGTATTACGCTTTTGCTGCTGCAGAGTGTCTGATTTTGGTGGTGATGTCCTATGATAGGTATGTGGCCATTTGCCACCCTCTCCAGTACACTGTCATCATGAGCTGGAGAGTGTGCACGATCCTGGCTGTCATGTCCTGGTCATGTGGGTTTGCCCTGTCCCTGGTACATGCAATTCTCCTTCTAAGGTTGCCGTTTTGTGGGCCCCGGGATGTGAACCACCTCTTCTGTGAAATTCTGTCCATCCTCAAGCTGGCCTGTGCTGACACCTGGGCTAACCAAGTGGTCATATTTGCTACCTGTGTGTTTGTCTTAGTTGGGCCTCTTTGTTTGATGCTTGTCTCCTACATGCACATCTTCTGGGCCATCCTAAAGATCCAGACAAAGGAAGGCCGCATAAAGGCCTTCTCCACCTGCTCCTCCCACCTTTGTGTGGTTGGACTCTTCTTTGGCATAGCCATGGTGGTTTACATAGTCCCAGACTCTAATCAACGAGAGGAGCAGGAGAAAATGCTGTCCCTGTTTCACAGTGTCTTTAACCCAATGCTGAACCCCCTGATCTACAGCCTGAGGAATGCTCAGGTGAA